The stretch of DNA TACTCCTGACTGTCCTTGAGCTTGCCGCTCAGCACGGCGGTGTTGTTCTCGAACTGCACGTTGGCGCTCTGCACCTGACCGGAGCGCAGCGCGCTGGTAAAGTCGGTCAGCGACAGCTCGCCGCCGCGTGCGCGCGGGCTGGCCGCGTTGATCAGGAGGAGCAGCACGACCACGGCGGCGGCCAGGCCCCAGCCCCAGGTCGCGCGGCTCACGTGTCGTTCCCCCGGTGTTGCCCCCGTGTGGCGGACGTCATGCCCCAGTGTATGTCGGTGGCGGGCGCCAACTCTGGAACTCTGGTGGCGATCTGCGCGGGGACCAGGAGCACCGGGACGGCTGACCCTACTCTCTCCTGATCCGGCCTCAAATCTGAGCGTAATGCACTCAAGTCTATTGACTATTCCTAACTGTGGCCTTATGATGGGTCTAGTTTCAGAACTGCTCCTGTCAAGGGCGCAGCATCCCCACCAACCAAGGAGTCAAACATGCCCAAAGCCGTCGGAATCGACCTCGGTACCACCAACAGCGTCATCGCCGTGATGGAAGGCGGACGCCCCGAAGTGATCGTCAACGCGGAGGGGGCGCGCACCACGCCCTCCGTCGTCGCGTACAAGGGCGACGAGCGCCTCGTCGGGCAGATCGCCCGGCGCCAGGCCGCGCTGAACCCCAAGGCGACCCTCTTCGAAGTCAAGCGCTTTATTGGCCGCCGCTGGGACGAGGTGCGCGAGGAAGCCGGGCGTGCCCCCTTCACCGTCAAGGAAGGCCCCGGCGGGTCCGTCCGCATCGAGGTGAACGGCAAGGACCTCGCGCCCGAGCAGGTCAGCGCCGAGGTGCTGCGCAAGCTGGTGCAGGACGCCTCCGCCAAGCTGGGCGAGAAGATCAAGGACGTGGTCATCACGGTGCCCGCGTACTTCGACAACTCGCAGCGCGAGGCCACCAAGCAGGCCGGGGAGATCGCGGGCCTGAACGTGCTGCGCGTGATCAACGAGCCCACCGCCGCCGCGCTCGCCTACGGCCTGGAGAAGAAGGGCAACGAGACGGTGCTCGTCTTCGACCTGGGCGGCGGCACCTTCGACGTGACCATACTGGAGCTGGGTGAGGGCGTCTTCGAGGTGAAGTCCACCTCCGGCGACACGCACCTGGGCGGCGCGGACTTCGACCAGCGCATCGTGAACTGGCTCGCCAGCGAGTTCCAGAAGGAACACAACTTCGACCTCCGCAAGGACCCGCAGGCCCTCCAGCGCCTGATCGAGGCCGCCGAGAAGGCGAAGATCGAGCTCTCGAACGCCTCCGAGACCACCATCAGCCTCCCCTTCATCACCTTCGACCCCGAGACGCGCACCCCGCTGCACCTGGAGCGCACCCTGAGCCGCGCCAAGTTCGAGGAGCTGACCGCCGACCTGCTGCGCCGCGTGCGCCAGCCGGTCGAGCAGGCCCTGGCGGACGCCAAGCTGGGCGCCAAGGATATCGACGAGGTCATCCTGGTCGGCGGCTCCACCCGCATCCCCGCCGTCAAGCGGATCGTGCAGGACATCATCGGCAAGACGCCGAACGAGTCGGTGAACCCCGACGAGGCCGTGGCGCTGGGCGCCGCCGTGCAGGCAGGCATCATCCAGGGTGACAGCAGCCTGGGTGACATCGTGCTGGTCGACGTGACCCCGCTGACCCTCGGCGTGGAGGTCAAGGGCGGCATGGTCGCGCCGATGATCACCCGCAACACGACCGTCCCGGCCAAGAAGACCGAGATCTACACCACCGCCGAGAACAACCAGCCCGGCGTGGAGATCGTGGTCCTCCAGGGCGAGCGCCCCATGGCCGCCGACAACAAGTCCCTTGGCCGCTTCAAGCTGGAGGGCATTCCGCCCATGCCCGCCGGTCGCCCGCAGATCGAGGTGACCTTCGACATCGACGCGAACGGCATCCTGCACGTGACGGCGAAGGAGAAGACGAGCGGCAAGGAGGCGAGCATCCGCATCGAGAACACCACCACGCTCGACAAGGGCGACGTGGACCGCATGGTGCGTGAGGCCGAGCAGAACGCCGAGGCCGACAAGAAGCGCCGCGAGAAGGTCGAGAAGCGCAACAACCTCGACTCGCTGCGCGTGCAGGCCCTGGCCCAGATCGACGAGAACGCGAATGCCCCGCAGGACGCCAAGGACCGCCTGAAGGCCGCCGCCGACGAGGCCGAGGAGGCCGTCCGCAGCGACGACGACGCCCGGATCGAGAGCGCCCAGAAGCGGCTGGAGGAGGAACTGCGCGCCTTCATGACCGCCGGGCAGGGCGGTGGGCAGGACGGCCAGGGCGGACAGCCCCAGGCCAGCCGCCAGGACGACGACGTGATCGACGCGGACTTCAAGCCCGCTGAATAACGTCCGACCCACACATCCAACCCAGGGGAGAGGACGGCTTCACGGCCCCCTCTCCCCTATCTTCAAGCCATGTTTCGCAGGAGAAGTGCGCCCATGACCCACGACGACCAGACCAAGACCCAGAACGAGCAGGCGGCCCAGGAGACGGAGACGGCCCGCACCGAGCAAACCTACGCCCCCAACCCCGACACCGAGACCGACAACATGGAGGAGGACGCCGAGCTGGAGGGCTTCCCCGGCATGGACGCTGATTCTCTTGATGCTGGCATGTTCGGGCAGGTGCAGGAGATGATGGCCCGCCTGGAACGCGCCGACGAGCTGGAGAAGGAGAACGCGGACCTGAGGGGCAAGCTGGGCCGCCTCGCCGCCGACTTCGAGAGCTACCGCCGCCGCACTCAGGAGGACGTGCAGGCCGCGCAGCAACAGGGCGTGGCGAAGGCCGCCGAGGGGCTCATGCCGGTGTACGACGACCTCGACCGCGCGGTCAGCATGGGGAGCAACGACCCCAGCAAGCTGATCCCCGGCGTGCAGGCCGTCCAGGCGACGGTGCTGCGCGTCTTCGGCAACCTCGGTTTGGAAGCGACCGGACGCGAGGGCGAGCACTTCGACCCCCAGTGGCACGAGGCCCTTCAGGTCGTGCCCGGCGACGAGGACGACGTGATCGTGCAGGTCTACCAGCTCGGCTTCCGCATGGGGGACCGCCTGGTGCGCCCGGCCCGTGTGGTGGTGAGCAGGAAGCAGTAAGGGGTGAGCCGCCGGGGGTTAGGAGTTAGGCGAGCAACCTGATTCCTGACCCCCTCCCCCTCAACCCCTTCCAAGGAGTGGCGATGGCTTACAAGGATTACTACGACGTATTGGGCGTCAACCGGGGTGCCTCGGACGCCGATATTAAAAGCGCCTACCGCAAGCTCGCCAAGGCTTTCCACCCCGACAAGAATCAGGGCGACGAGAAGGCCGCCGACCGGTTCAAGGAGATCGGCGAGGCCTACGCCGTCCTCAGCGACCCCGAGAAACGCAAGGTGTACGACCAGTTCGGGCACACCGGGCAGGTGCCGCCGGGCTACGGCGGGGCGCCGGGCGGCTTCCAGGGCGGCGACTTCGCGGGCTTCGACCCCTCCCAGTTCAGCGATTTCTTCCAGGGGCTGTTCGGTGTAGGAGGACGGCGCAGCGGAGGTGGGGCGAGCTTCTCGGGCGGCCAGGTGAACCTGGAGGACCTGCTGGGCGGTCTGGGCGGGACCCAGGGGAGGCGCTTCGTGCAGAACGTGGAGGGCGAACTCCAGGTGACCTTGCAGGAGGCGTTCTCCGGCTCCGACGAGGTGATCAACGTGGACGGCAAGCGGCTGAGCCTGCGGGTACCGGCAGGCACGCGCGACGGCAGCCGCCTGCGCCTCGCCGGGCAGGCCCCGGGGGGCGGCGACGTGCTCCTCACCATCCGCGTGCTGGAGGATGCCCGCTTCGACCTCGACGGGGACGACCTCATTACGACGGTGGACGTGCCCGCCCCGGTCGCCGCGCTCGGCGGCAACGTCACCGTGCAGACGCTGGGCGGCAGCGGCAACCTCACCATTCCGGCGGGGAGCAGCGGCGGGCGGCGGATGCGCCTGCGCGGCCAGGGCTGGCCGAAAAAGGACGGCACGCGCGGCGACCTGTATGTGCGCCTGAATCTGACCGTGCCGAGCCACCTGACCGAGGAGGAAAAGGAGCTGTACCGCAAGCTGCGCGACCTGCGGAAGTAAAGTGGCACATGAGTGGGGCCGCCTCCAGCACGGGGGCGGCCCTTTTTACTTGGAATGTCGCCTGTCGTAGTCCTGGCGCGCGGCGAGGACGGCGGGCATATGGTCCTGCGCCCAGAGGCCGAGGTCGGTGACGATCCGGTTCAGGCTCTCTCCCAGGGGACTCAGCCGGTACTCGGTGCGGGGCGGTACGACGGGGTACGCGGTGCGCTCCACCAGGCCGTTGCGCTCCAGCTCGCGCAGGGTCTGGGTGAGCATCTTCTGCGAGATGCCGCCTATGGTTCCCTCCAGTTCGCTGTAGCGCAGCGTCCTCCCGCGCAGGGCGTACAGCACGAGCACGCTCCACTTCCCCGTCACCATCTCCAGAACGCGGTGGCTGGGGCAGTGCTGACTCAGCACGTTGAGGGATGGCGCCGTCATTCCTTCCGTATACCACGCCGCCCCTCCTAACGCACCAAAAGGTAGGTACTTCACAAAATGAACCGCTTGGTCGTATGGTGCCCCTATCCGGCTGCGGAGGCCGCGAAAGGAGCCGTATGAAGGTTCTCGTCACCACCCCCAACGGCAAGGTCGGTCAGGAGGTCGTTCGGCAGCTTCAGGAGCGCGGTGTGGAGGTCCGCGTCGGGGCACACACCGTGGAGAAGGCGCGGCAGGCCTTTCCCGGGGCGGAGGTCGTAAGGTTCGACTATGAGGACGAGGCGAGCGTGAGGCAAGCCCTGCAGGGCGTGGACGCCGTGTACCTCGCCTCTCCCGGCGACATGTCTGCCGAACCCGTCAAGCGGGTGGTGGATCTGGCGCGGGAGGCGGGTGTGGGGCGCGTCGTGCGGCTGAGCGCGATGGGAGTGGAGCACAGCGACAACCCGCTGCGCGAGGTCGAGCGGCACATCGAGGCCTCGGGGCTGACATGGACCTTCCTGCGGCCCTCGTGGTTCATGCAGAACTACGCCACGATGAACGCGGACATGATTCGCGGCGGCACGCTCTACGAGCCCTCCGGCGACGCGAGGACGAGCTTCGTGGATGCCCGGGACATCGCCGCAGTGGCGGTCGCCGCCCTGACCGAGGAGGGGCACGCGGGGCAGGCGTACACCATCACGGGGGGGGAGGCCCTCAGCCGCGACGAGGTGGTGGCCGCCATCTCGGACGCGACGGGCAAGAGCGTGAAGTACGTGCCCATCAGCGACGAGGACCTCGCACGGGCGATGCGGGACGGGGGCGCCCCCGAGGCCTACGTGGGCCTGATGACCTCCCTGTACCAGGGGGTGCGGGCCGGTCACTCTGAAAGCGTGACGGACGCCGTGCGGCGGGTGACGGGACGCGACCCCATCTCCTTCAGGCAGTTCGCGCAGGACCACGCGGACGTGTGGCGGGAGGGCTGAGGCGTATCGGGTTCGGGGCCAGAGTCGGGAGGCGCCCACACCTTACCCCGGCCCCAGCAGACGGGCCGCCTCCCATCCTCGGGGGCGGCCCGTACGATTTGCCTATTTTAGCTGTTGTGGTTCTCGCTGGGCACGCTAACGCCCTTGAGGGCCTCCTCGTCGGCGTCGCTGTTCGCCCGCACGGCAAGGTCACCCAGGCTGACGATGCCCACGACCTTCCCGTTCTCGGTCACGGGAATGCGCCGCACCTGCTGGCGCCCCATCTCGTCGGCGGCGTCCTCCACCGAGGTGTTCGCGTCCAGGGTGAACACATCCCCGGTCGTGTAGTCGGTCACGGGCGTCCCGGAGTCGTGCCCGTAGGCGACCGCCCGGACCACGATGTCGCGGTCGGTGATGATCCCCGTGGGGCGGTCATTCTCCATCACGAGTACCGCGCCGATGTCCTGCTCGAGCATCAGCGTGGCGACCTCCTGGAGGGTGGCCTGCGGGTCCACGGTCACGGGGTTGGGCGTCATGATGTCGCGTAGCGTTGGCATGGCTCAACCGTACTCGCCGCGCCGCCACCCTCAGTGGGAAGTGGGTAAAGGCACACAAAGAGAGGGGGAAGGCCCAACCCAGCGAGCCTCCCCCTGTTTTCTGATCGCTGACCGCTTACTTCATCAGCCAGTCGAACGCCGTCTTCATCAGGGCGCTCCGGCTGTTCGGCGACAGGCCCTCGATCCCGAAGCCCATGTTCACCGTGCGGTACTTGCCCGCGTCGTTGGCGACGATGGCCCCGGCGTTCTCGTTCGCGTTCTGCGCCGTGACGCGGGGGCGCTGGGTGGGCTGCTGACCGCCGAGCACCTGGTTCAGGATGGAGCCGATCACATTGGCCGCGAGGCGCTCGACCAGGCCGCGGGGGTCCTCGACCTTCTGCTCGGCGCGGCCCTTGTTGGGGTCCACCCGGATGCTCTGCGCCGTGATCGTGCTCGCGTTGGCGTTCGCGGTGCCCCACGAGGCGACGACCGAACTGCCGCTCAGGTCGGCGATCACGTCCGGGTAGTACTGGTTCTTAGCGCTGCCGTCGGCGTTGAGGGTAAAGGCGGTGTTGCCGAAAGCGCCGCGCGTCACGAACTTGGCGTTGCCGGAGCTGTCGGCGACGAAGCGGGTCTTGAGAACGTCGCGGTAGAAGTCGCTCGTGCCGATGTCGTAGCCGATGTCCTGACCGGTCACGAGCAGGTTGCCGCCGCCCGCGAGGTACTGCCGCAGGGTGTTCTGGTCCTGGGGCGTGATGGTGTTCTCGTACTGCTCGCCCGTCGCCCAGATCACGATGTCCGAGCGCTGCATCTCGCTCAGGGGCACCGGCCCCTGGGCCTGCACGTTCCACACGAAGGCCCCGCCCGAGGCCGCGTTCGCCTTGATCGCGTCGCGCAGGGCGTTCGTCACGTCCGCACCCTGGCCCATGTCGTCATCGACGAGGAGGACCGTGGGCTTCTTGCTCCCCGTGGGCGGCTTGGGCGCGGGGCTGGGGGCCGGGGCGGGGGCGGGCTGACCGGCGACGGGTTTGATGAAGCAGCCCTTCTTCTGCCCGTAGGCGGGGTCGGAACCCCACTCCTGAACGGTGCAGTTGAAGCCGTCCGTGCCCACGCCGGTCAGGTACTTGCCCGCCGTGCCGAAGGCCGCGTCGCGCTTGCCCTGGAACTTGCAGAACTGCCCTTCCACGGCGCAGAGCGTGTAGCCAGCAGGGCCAGTGGGCTGCGGGGCCGGCGCAGGTTGGGGTTGTGGCTGTGGCTGAGGCTGCGGTTGGGGTTGAGGCTGCGGCTGGGGTTGCGGTTGTGGCTGCGGCTGCGGCTGGGGTTGTGGCTGAGGCTGCGGTTGCGGAGCGGGCGGCTTGCTGCCCTGATCCCCACCCAGATTCACGCCCAGCTTGCCCATCGCGCCGGGCACGCTGATCAGCCCGTAGCCGACATTGTTGTTCTTGCTGCCCGCGTTGCTGGCGCTGGAGTACAGCGCGTTCTTGACCGCGTCCACGCCCGTGCCGGGCTTGGCCGAGAGCAGCAGGGCCACGGCACCCGCCGCGATGGGGCTTGCCTGGGAGCTGCCGCTGAGCGCCCCGTACTGCCCATTCGGGAAGGAACTCGTGATGGCGACGCCCGGCGCCGCGATGTCCGGCTTCACGAACACGCCGTTGATCTGGCCCTGCCACGCGACCGGCCCTCGGCTGCTGAAGCTGGCGACCTGCCCGTTCTGGTCTACCGCGCCCACCCCGATGGCGTCGGGGAGGTTGCCGGGGCTGCCGGTGGTCGAGGAGCCCGGCCCGAAGTTGCCGATGGCGAAGACCGGCACCACGCCCGCCTTGAGCATGTTCTGCACGGGCACGATGAACTCGTCGTAGGTGCCGGGAATCCCCAGGCTCATGTTCACCACGTCGGCGCCGTCGTCGGTATCCGCGTTGTTGTCGGGGTCGAGGACGTACTGCATCCCCGCGATGACCTGGGCGAAGGTGCCCTCGTTGTTCGGCAGCACCAGGGCGCTGATGAGCTTGGCCCCCGGCGCCACACCCACGTCCTTACCGACGAGCAGGCCTGCCGTGTGGGTGCCGTGGTTGGTGGTGTCGTGCGGGCTGCTCTGGACCTTGTCGCCGTCCCCGTTGAATTCGGCGAAGGACGCGAGCTTCCCGGCGAGTTCGGGGTGGTTCGCGTCGATGCCGCTGTCCAGGTGCCCGATGCGGATGTTCTGGCCGCGGAAGCCCGCCGCCCAGGCCTGGGGCGCCCCGATCTTCTGGAGGTGCCAGGGGGTGCCCGAGGGCGCGCTGGCCGCGCTGAGGGCGACGGCGCGGGGGATCTGCACCTTGAAGTTCTCGAAGATGGTGTCCACGAAGGGCAGGGTCGCCAGTACCCGCGCCTGCACCGGAGTCATGGGCAGGAACACGCTCTGGTCCAGCCAGAGCTGGGTGGCCTTGCCCGAGTTCAGCGCCTGGTTCACGAAGCCCGCGGCGGGGCCGAGCTGCTGGATGCGCGAGGTCAGTTGCTGGCGGGCCGTTTTGAACAGCGCCCGTCCGCGCGCCGTGTTCGTGAACTTGAAGCGCACGATCACGCCGACCGTACTCTGGTCCCCGCGCTTGGCCCGCTCCAGCAGAGTCGGGGAGAGACTTCCCGCGCTCGCCACCGACGCGCTCCCCAGCGTGAGCGCCGCGCCCAGCAGCAGGCCACATTTGATCTTCTTCATGCCTCGCAGGGTAGCGGCCCGGCCGTGACGCCCCCTGAAGCCGAGGTGAGGAAGCCTTGAGGTGGGGTCAGGGGCGCGTCAGCCTGGAAGGGACGGGAGAAGAGGCCCGCCGGGGAGTCGAACCGGCGGGCCGTGGGGTCAGAGCTGCGGGCCTTACCGGCTGTAGCGCAGGATAACGGCGCCCTCGCTGATGCGGCCCCCCAGGATGCTGGTGCGCGAGTAGCTCAGGATGATCTGGCTTCCGGGCAGTTGCAGCAGTTGCAGTTGGCCGTCCAGCGCGTTCTGGGTGGAGGGGTTGTTGCCCTTCACCGACCAGACGAACCCGCCGCGGATATCGATGCTCCGGTCGGGCGCGTTGCTCGCGGACACCGGGCGGGGCCTTCCGCTGAACCCCTCCGGCGTGCGGAGTTCCCCCGTGAGCAGATCGAGCGTCAGCCCGCGCAGCGCCCCCCCCCAAGCCGGGCGCGTCCCCGAGCCTCAGCCGGTTGCCCTCGCGGGTCAGCGGCAGCTTCAGGCTCCTGCCGATGGGGGCCAGGACGGGCTGGAACACCAGGTATTGCTGAAATTCCTCGCGGCTGATGCCGAGCCGCTCGTCGTAGACCGGGCGGTCCCCCTTCTGCACGCTCGCCATCACGGCGCTCAGGGCCTCGCGGCTGCCGCCCACCGTCGTGACGCGCCGCTGGAGTTCGACCAGGGTGAGGCTGGGCCGCTGCTCCA from Deinococcus aerius encodes:
- the dnaK gene encoding molecular chaperone DnaK codes for the protein MPKAVGIDLGTTNSVIAVMEGGRPEVIVNAEGARTTPSVVAYKGDERLVGQIARRQAALNPKATLFEVKRFIGRRWDEVREEAGRAPFTVKEGPGGSVRIEVNGKDLAPEQVSAEVLRKLVQDASAKLGEKIKDVVITVPAYFDNSQREATKQAGEIAGLNVLRVINEPTAAALAYGLEKKGNETVLVFDLGGGTFDVTILELGEGVFEVKSTSGDTHLGGADFDQRIVNWLASEFQKEHNFDLRKDPQALQRLIEAAEKAKIELSNASETTISLPFITFDPETRTPLHLERTLSRAKFEELTADLLRRVRQPVEQALADAKLGAKDIDEVILVGGSTRIPAVKRIVQDIIGKTPNESVNPDEAVALGAAVQAGIIQGDSSLGDIVLVDVTPLTLGVEVKGGMVAPMITRNTTVPAKKTEIYTTAENNQPGVEIVVLQGERPMAADNKSLGRFKLEGIPPMPAGRPQIEVTFDIDANGILHVTAKEKTSGKEASIRIENTTTLDKGDVDRMVREAEQNAEADKKRREKVEKRNNLDSLRVQALAQIDENANAPQDAKDRLKAAADEAEEAVRSDDDARIESAQKRLEEELRAFMTAGQGGGQDGQGGQPQASRQDDDVIDADFKPAE
- a CDS encoding nucleotide exchange factor GrpE, which encodes MTHDDQTKTQNEQAAQETETARTEQTYAPNPDTETDNMEEDAELEGFPGMDADSLDAGMFGQVQEMMARLERADELEKENADLRGKLGRLAADFESYRRRTQEDVQAAQQQGVAKAAEGLMPVYDDLDRAVSMGSNDPSKLIPGVQAVQATVLRVFGNLGLEATGREGEHFDPQWHEALQVVPGDEDDVIVQVYQLGFRMGDRLVRPARVVVSRKQ
- a CDS encoding DnaJ C-terminal domain-containing protein gives rise to the protein MAYKDYYDVLGVNRGASDADIKSAYRKLAKAFHPDKNQGDEKAADRFKEIGEAYAVLSDPEKRKVYDQFGHTGQVPPGYGGAPGGFQGGDFAGFDPSQFSDFFQGLFGVGGRRSGGGASFSGGQVNLEDLLGGLGGTQGRRFVQNVEGELQVTLQEAFSGSDEVINVDGKRLSLRVPAGTRDGSRLRLAGQAPGGGDVLLTIRVLEDARFDLDGDDLITTVDVPAPVAALGGNVTVQTLGGSGNLTIPAGSSGGRRMRLRGQGWPKKDGTRGDLYVRLNLTVPSHLTEEEKELYRKLRDLRK
- a CDS encoding winged helix-turn-helix transcriptional regulator, with the protein product MTAPSLNVLSQHCPSHRVLEMVTGKWSVLVLYALRGRTLRYSELEGTIGGISQKMLTQTLRELERNGLVERTAYPVVPPRTEYRLSPLGESLNRIVTDLGLWAQDHMPAVLAARQDYDRRHSK
- a CDS encoding SDR family oxidoreductase encodes the protein MKVLVTTPNGKVGQEVVRQLQERGVEVRVGAHTVEKARQAFPGAEVVRFDYEDEASVRQALQGVDAVYLASPGDMSAEPVKRVVDLAREAGVGRVVRLSAMGVEHSDNPLREVERHIEASGLTWTFLRPSWFMQNYATMNADMIRGGTLYEPSGDARTSFVDARDIAAVAVAALTEEGHAGQAYTITGGEALSRDEVVAAISDATGKSVKYVPISDEDLARAMRDGGAPEAYVGLMTSLYQGVRAGHSESVTDAVRRVTGRDPISFRQFAQDHADVWREG
- a CDS encoding CBS domain-containing protein, with the translated sequence MPTLRDIMTPNPVTVDPQATLQEVATLMLEQDIGAVLVMENDRPTGIITDRDIVVRAVAYGHDSGTPVTDYTTGDVFTLDANTSVEDAADEMGRQQVRRIPVTENGKVVGIVSLGDLAVRANSDADEEALKGVSVPSENHNS
- a CDS encoding S8 family peptidase translates to MKKIKCGLLLGAALTLGSASVASAGSLSPTLLERAKRGDQSTVGVIVRFKFTNTARGRALFKTARQQLTSRIQQLGPAAGFVNQALNSGKATQLWLDQSVFLPMTPVQARVLATLPFVDTIFENFKVQIPRAVALSAASAPSGTPWHLQKIGAPQAWAAGFRGQNIRIGHLDSGIDANHPELAGKLASFAEFNGDGDKVQSSPHDTTNHGTHTAGLLVGKDVGVAPGAKLISALVLPNNEGTFAQVIAGMQYVLDPDNNADTDDGADVVNMSLGIPGTYDEFIVPVQNMLKAGVVPVFAIGNFGPGSSTTGSPGNLPDAIGVGAVDQNGQVASFSSRGPVAWQGQINGVFVKPDIAAPGVAITSSFPNGQYGALSGSSQASPIAAGAVALLLSAKPGTGVDAVKNALYSSASNAGSKNNNVGYGLISVPGAMGKLGVNLGGDQGSKPPAPQPQPQPQPQPQPQPQPQPQPQPQPQPQPQPQPQPQPAPAPQPTGPAGYTLCAVEGQFCKFQGKRDAAFGTAGKYLTGVGTDGFNCTVQEWGSDPAYGQKKGCFIKPVAGQPAPAPAPSPAPKPPTGSKKPTVLLVDDDMGQGADVTNALRDAIKANAASGGAFVWNVQAQGPVPLSEMQRSDIVIWATGEQYENTITPQDQNTLRQYLAGGGNLLVTGQDIGYDIGTSDFYRDVLKTRFVADSSGNAKFVTRGAFGNTAFTLNADGSAKNQYYPDVIADLSGSSVVASWGTANANASTITAQSIRVDPNKGRAEQKVEDPRGLVERLAANVIGSILNQVLGGQQPTQRPRVTAQNANENAGAIVANDAGKYRTVNMGFGIEGLSPNSRSALMKTAFDWLMK